From the genome of Bombus pascuorum chromosome 2, iyBomPasc1.1, whole genome shotgun sequence, one region includes:
- the LOC132916505 gene encoding neuropeptides capa receptor-like isoform X2, with protein MVHVQRDLVELDLTENILRSVQLYYTPILVYFGSLGNCLSVIVFFGTKLCQYSSSIYLGALAISDTGFLVSVFVVWLNMVEVGLFNKPGFCQFFIYLTTLCSFVSIWLVVAFTIERFIAVEYPLYRQSMCTVTRAKLAVAILTILGLILCSPVLWFSAPRLESNEKGNVTECHLAEGLESWAIVYNVIDTVLTFAIPFTVIIILNVLIARAIYRHIKIRKSLTNEPRIVKERQPYAQSFRNNLAQTKITKMLLVVSSVFLCFNLPAYVFRIHAFLHFQEENNTSRSVELAQQVCNLLFNTNFGINFILFCATGQNFRRAIRCMFLKRFRRRNVTMTQVSNQGKQNGSNFARSTAGATGQHAIVFTEPWEEFHELNAEMNEQL; from the exons ATGGTACACGTGCAAAGAGACCTCGTGGAGCTCGACTTAACGGAAAACATATTACGTAGCGTCCAATTATATTACACCCCGATTCTAGTCTACTTTGGTTCACTGGGGAATTGCCTTTCGGTAATCGTGTTTTTTGGAACGAAGCTCTGCCAGTATTCCTCGAGCATTTACCTCGGTGCATTAGCCATAAGCGATACCGGTTTTCTGGTATCCGTTTTCGTGGTTTGGCTAAATATGGTAGAGGTTGGTCTGTTCAATAAGCCAGGTTTCTGCCAATTTTTCATCTACTTAACGACTCTTTGCAGTTTCGTGAGCATTTGGCTCGTGGTGGCATTCACCATCGAAAGGTTTATTGCCGTGGAATATCCACTGTATCGTCAGTCAATGTGTACAGTGACTAGAGCAAAATTGGCAGTCGCTATATTGACCATATTGGGACTTATACTGTGTAGTCCGGTTTTATGGTTTTCAGCACCGCGATTAGAGTCTAATGAGAAAGGAAACGTAACAGAGTGCCATTTGGCGGAAGGACTGGAATCTTGGGCGATTGTTTACAATGTGATTGACACGGTATTAACGTTTGCTATACCGTTCACGGTGATCATTATCCTGAACGTGCTGATTGCACGAGCTATTTATagacatattaaaattagaaaatctcTAACCAACGAACCGCGTATCGTGAAAGAGAGACAACCATACGCTCAAAGTTTCCGGAACAATTTGGCGCAGACCAAGATCACCAAGATGTTGCTCGTTGTCTCTAGTGTTTTCCTCTGTTTCAATCTACCTGCGTATGTTTTCAGAATTCACGCTTTTTTACAT TTTCAGGAGGAAAACAATACATCCAGATCAGTGGAATTGGCGCAACaagtttgtaatttattatttaataccaactttggaattaattttatcttgttCTGCGCAACAGGACAAAATTTTCGAAGAGCGATACGCTGCATGTTTTTGAAACGGTTCCGTAGAAGAAATGTGACTATGACTCAAGTGTCGAATCAAGGAAAGCAAAATG GTTCAAATTTTGCACGGTCTACTGCGGGTGCAACAGGTCAACATGCGATTGTATTTACGGAACCATGGGAAGAATTTCATGAATTAAAT GCTGAAATGAACGAGCAATTATAA
- the LOC132916505 gene encoding neuropeptides capa receptor-like isoform X3, whose translation MVHVQRDLVELDLTENILRSVQLYYTPILVYFGSLGNCLSVIVFFGTKLCQYSSSIYLGALAISDTGFLVSVFVVWLNMVEVGLFNKPGFCQFFIYLTTLCSFVSIWLVVAFTIERFIAVEYPLYRQSMCTVTRAKLAVAILTILGLILCSPVLWFSAPRLESNEKGNVTECHLAEGLESWAIVYNVIDTVLTFAIPFTVIIILNVLIARAIYRHIKIRKSLTNEPRIVKERQPYAQSFRNNLAQTKITKMLLVVSSVFLCFNLPAYVFRIHAFLHEENNTSRSVELAQQVCNLLFNTNFGINFILFCATGQNFRRAIRCMFLKRFRRRNVTMTQVSNQGKQNGSNFARSTAGATGQHAIVFTEPWEEFHELNKAEMNEQL comes from the exons ATGGTACACGTGCAAAGAGACCTCGTGGAGCTCGACTTAACGGAAAACATATTACGTAGCGTCCAATTATATTACACCCCGATTCTAGTCTACTTTGGTTCACTGGGGAATTGCCTTTCGGTAATCGTGTTTTTTGGAACGAAGCTCTGCCAGTATTCCTCGAGCATTTACCTCGGTGCATTAGCCATAAGCGATACCGGTTTTCTGGTATCCGTTTTCGTGGTTTGGCTAAATATGGTAGAGGTTGGTCTGTTCAATAAGCCAGGTTTCTGCCAATTTTTCATCTACTTAACGACTCTTTGCAGTTTCGTGAGCATTTGGCTCGTGGTGGCATTCACCATCGAAAGGTTTATTGCCGTGGAATATCCACTGTATCGTCAGTCAATGTGTACAGTGACTAGAGCAAAATTGGCAGTCGCTATATTGACCATATTGGGACTTATACTGTGTAGTCCGGTTTTATGGTTTTCAGCACCGCGATTAGAGTCTAATGAGAAAGGAAACGTAACAGAGTGCCATTTGGCGGAAGGACTGGAATCTTGGGCGATTGTTTACAATGTGATTGACACGGTATTAACGTTTGCTATACCGTTCACGGTGATCATTATCCTGAACGTGCTGATTGCACGAGCTATTTATagacatattaaaattagaaaatctcTAACCAACGAACCGCGTATCGTGAAAGAGAGACAACCATACGCTCAAAGTTTCCGGAACAATTTGGCGCAGACCAAGATCACCAAGATGTTGCTCGTTGTCTCTAGTGTTTTCCTCTGTTTCAATCTACCTGCGTATGTTTTCAGAATTCACGCTTTTTTACAT GAGGAAAACAATACATCCAGATCAGTGGAATTGGCGCAACaagtttgtaatttattatttaataccaactttggaattaattttatcttgttCTGCGCAACAGGACAAAATTTTCGAAGAGCGATACGCTGCATGTTTTTGAAACGGTTCCGTAGAAGAAATGTGACTATGACTCAAGTGTCGAATCAAGGAAAGCAAAATG GTTCAAATTTTGCACGGTCTACTGCGGGTGCAACAGGTCAACATGCGATTGTATTTACGGAACCATGGGAAGAATTTCATGAATTAAAT AAGGCTGAAATGAACGAGCAATTATAA
- the LOC132916505 gene encoding neuropeptides capa receptor-like isoform X1 produces the protein MVHVQRDLVELDLTENILRSVQLYYTPILVYFGSLGNCLSVIVFFGTKLCQYSSSIYLGALAISDTGFLVSVFVVWLNMVEVGLFNKPGFCQFFIYLTTLCSFVSIWLVVAFTIERFIAVEYPLYRQSMCTVTRAKLAVAILTILGLILCSPVLWFSAPRLESNEKGNVTECHLAEGLESWAIVYNVIDTVLTFAIPFTVIIILNVLIARAIYRHIKIRKSLTNEPRIVKERQPYAQSFRNNLAQTKITKMLLVVSSVFLCFNLPAYVFRIHAFLHFQEENNTSRSVELAQQVCNLLFNTNFGINFILFCATGQNFRRAIRCMFLKRFRRRNVTMTQVSNQGKQNGSNFARSTAGATGQHAIVFTEPWEEFHELNKAEMNEQL, from the exons ATGGTACACGTGCAAAGAGACCTCGTGGAGCTCGACTTAACGGAAAACATATTACGTAGCGTCCAATTATATTACACCCCGATTCTAGTCTACTTTGGTTCACTGGGGAATTGCCTTTCGGTAATCGTGTTTTTTGGAACGAAGCTCTGCCAGTATTCCTCGAGCATTTACCTCGGTGCATTAGCCATAAGCGATACCGGTTTTCTGGTATCCGTTTTCGTGGTTTGGCTAAATATGGTAGAGGTTGGTCTGTTCAATAAGCCAGGTTTCTGCCAATTTTTCATCTACTTAACGACTCTTTGCAGTTTCGTGAGCATTTGGCTCGTGGTGGCATTCACCATCGAAAGGTTTATTGCCGTGGAATATCCACTGTATCGTCAGTCAATGTGTACAGTGACTAGAGCAAAATTGGCAGTCGCTATATTGACCATATTGGGACTTATACTGTGTAGTCCGGTTTTATGGTTTTCAGCACCGCGATTAGAGTCTAATGAGAAAGGAAACGTAACAGAGTGCCATTTGGCGGAAGGACTGGAATCTTGGGCGATTGTTTACAATGTGATTGACACGGTATTAACGTTTGCTATACCGTTCACGGTGATCATTATCCTGAACGTGCTGATTGCACGAGCTATTTATagacatattaaaattagaaaatctcTAACCAACGAACCGCGTATCGTGAAAGAGAGACAACCATACGCTCAAAGTTTCCGGAACAATTTGGCGCAGACCAAGATCACCAAGATGTTGCTCGTTGTCTCTAGTGTTTTCCTCTGTTTCAATCTACCTGCGTATGTTTTCAGAATTCACGCTTTTTTACAT TTTCAGGAGGAAAACAATACATCCAGATCAGTGGAATTGGCGCAACaagtttgtaatttattatttaataccaactttggaattaattttatcttgttCTGCGCAACAGGACAAAATTTTCGAAGAGCGATACGCTGCATGTTTTTGAAACGGTTCCGTAGAAGAAATGTGACTATGACTCAAGTGTCGAATCAAGGAAAGCAAAATG GTTCAAATTTTGCACGGTCTACTGCGGGTGCAACAGGTCAACATGCGATTGTATTTACGGAACCATGGGAAGAATTTCATGAATTAAAT AAGGCTGAAATGAACGAGCAATTATAA